The genomic DNA ACGTGCGCGTAGTTCATACCGGTGACGCCGACTCTTAGGAGTATCTCGGCGGCGTCTCTGGCCGGCATCTCGTACCGCAGCGTGTATTCACCGGGTTGGATTTCTGAGGTGGTGTTCACCGCTTCAAGGGCATCACGAAACGCTCCGGTGGAAGCTACGATGTCTTGGTCTACCAGGCGGTTGCCAATCACGATTGGCCCCTCCCCTGGGTTGACTTCAAATACTACTTCCTCGCCGCCCGGGCCCGGATAATCGTTATTGGTCCAACCAACTAGTTGGCCCACACCAAGACCCACGATAGCTAAGAGACCAAGGAAGACTCCGAAGCTGGAGAGCATAATCAAAGTGCGCTTGCGCTTGCGTGCCTGACGTGCTTTGAGCTGTTCCTCGTCAAGTTCGGGGACTGCGATGCTCTCATCATCGACCAACATGTAGCCCAGCGACTTCTCATCGTCGGGCTGGTGTGGCTCTGTGGTATCTGAACGCTCTTCGAGCGTCGGATAATCGCGCTCGTCTTGCGGAAGCGGATTCAGGCCACCAAGGTCGCTATTGAGTTCGGGCGTATATTGCCGTTCTTCGGGGCGTTGCGGCCGATGTTGTAAGCCACCTGGCCCGTCAGCTGCTAGTGGCTGCGGATGAAATTCTCGGTCGGGCTCGCCTTGTGAGTCGCGGCTATTTGTTCCGGTTTGAGCCTCACTGGGGTCGGGCTGTGGTTCGGCAGAAGGAACATAGGCGCGACCTTCTGCAAGAGCACGTTCGTACTCGCGCCGGGCGCGGCGTGAACTGAAATGTGGTTGGGAAGATTGTTCAGGCAGATCTTTATCCGTCAAACTCTTCCTCCTGTTCGGGCGTGATGAGGTCCCCGGTATTGACGCCCGAGTTGCGTTCGAGCATCATAGCGTGTTCTAAAATCGCGACCGCAGCGAGCTGGTCAATCACAGCTCGTTGGTTGCGCGATGAAACCCCCGCCTGATGCAGTTGCTGCGAGGCACTGACCGTGGACAACCGTTCGTCAATCATTCTAACTTCGGTTGAGAGCTCGGTTTCGAACAGCAGGGTGCTGAGCTGGCGGGCAAACCGGTGAGCATCCTCGGTGGATGCCGTTCTGTTGCCTTTGAGATTAATGGGGTCTCCGACATAGATACGCACTGCGTTACGTTCAATGACCGCTTCGACAATCTGATGTAAATCGCTCAGATTTTTGGTGTCGCGGGTCAGGGTCGCCACTGGACTGGCGAGAATGCCAGCTGGGTCGGTCGCGGCGAGCCCAACGCGGGCACGGCCCACGTCTATTCCGAGCCGTACCCCGTTGACGGGTTCGTGGTGAGGTGTCTGTGTCATGGGAGAGTTCTGCGCACTTGCGGTGCTTAGGAGGCCTCGATGTGCTGGCGGAGGGTAGCTAAAGCCTCATCGATCTTAGTGACATCCTGTCCGCCACCTTGGGCTAAGTCAGGTTTGCCGCCTCCACCGCCACCTAACACCTGTGAGGCGGTTTTCACCAGCGTACCGGCTTTCAGGCCTCGGGCTTGGGCTCCTTCGTTGACAGCTATAACTACCAGCGGGCGGTTATTTGCGGTCCCGATCATGGCGACCACGATATTTTGGTTACCTGCCTTGGCGAGACGATCGCGAAGATCTTGCACGGCCGACCTTAGATCGTCAGCACTCGAGACTGGCCCAAAGTTATGAGCCAGTAAGGTCACCTCACCTACGGTTTCGGCTTTTTCGACAAGCTGACCTGCTTGTGCCATCAGCTGCTGGGCTCGGAGTTGTGCGAGTTCTTTTTCTACTTCGCGCAACTTGTGCAGCGTCTGCTCGACACGTCCAGGGATGTCGCTCGCCGGCGCTTTGAGCATGGCTGATAATTGATTGACCAGCGTACGTTCGGCAGCGAAATGTTCGAACGCGTCGAGGCCAACGAGTGCTTCGACACGGCGGTTACCCGATCCGACAGACTGCTCGTTGAGTAGCGCTAGCGTCCCGATTTCCGCGGTGGAGGTGACGTGCGTGCCGCCGCACAATTCGCGTGACCAAGCACCGTCGATTTCTACGACGCGGACTCGGTCCCCGTATTTCTCACCGAACAGGCTCATCGCGCCCATGGCTTTGGCTTCTTGCAGACTTGTTTCCATCGTGTGCACGGTGAAGTTATCCCGGATGGCAATGTTGGACAGTTCTTCCACTTCCTGACGTGCTCCTTCGGAAAGCGCGTCTTGCCACCGGAAGTCGAAACGTAGGTAGCCTTCTTTGTTGAAGGACCCGGCCTGTACTGCTTCCGGACCCAGGATTTGATGCAGAGCAGCGTGCACGATATGGGTGGCCGAGTGCGCTTTCTGGGCATCAAGACGGCGTTGGAGGTCGATCGCACCCACGGCTTCAGCACCCATTGGCGCTTCACCTTCACGGATGATGCCACGATGTACCGATAAGCCTTTGATGGGTGATTGCACGTCGGTGACTTCGATGACGAAACCGTTACCTGTGATCAACCCGCTATCTGCTGCTTGCCCGCCGGCTTCGGCGTAAAACGGGGTGGCATCCAGGACGACTTCGACTTCTTGACCCTGTTGTGCCACGCCTGCGGTCTGACCGTCGATCAACAGCGAGCGGATCGTGGACTGCGTGGTGTGCTCGGTATAGCCGGTAAAGACAGTATCTTCGCCGGCGTGTGCCTGGTAGTACAGGCTGGTGTCGGCGTGGCCAGTCTTTTTGGCTTTGGCATCCTTTCGGGCGCGTTCGCGTTGCTCTTGCATGAGTTCTACGAACTTATCCTGATCGACCGAGACCCCCGCCTCTTCGGCCATCTCAAGGGTCAGATCGATGGGGAAGCCATAGGTGTCGTGCAGTTCAAACGCGGCATCACCCGAGAGTGCGATACCGGCTTCGCGTGCTTGAGCAACGGAGCTTTCAAGGCGCGTAGTGCCTGCTGCAATGGTGCGCAGGAATGCGCGCTCTTCGGCATAGGCGATGCGGGATATGCGATCAAAATCTTCGGCCACTGCGGGATACGACCCACGCATGGCATCGCGCGAAATTGGCAACAGTTCCGGCAGCACGGCAGTCGTGACGCCCATCAGACGCATCGCTCGCACTGCACGACGGATTAACCGTCGCAGTACATAGCCGCCGCCTTCATTGCCCGGCACTACCCCATCACTAATCAACATCAACGCTGAACGAATATGATCAGCGACGTACCGCAGGCGCATATCATTGGCGAAGTTTCGGTCCTCAGGATCCTCCGTCGAGGTATATGTGACCCCCGCGAGCTCAGCTGCGCGATCCAACACCGGGCGGACCTGGTCGGTTTCGTACATGTTCTCGACACCCTGCAAAATCATTGCAAGACGTTCCATACCTAGCCCGGTGTCGATATTCTTATTGGCCAGTTCGCCTGCGATGTCGAAATCTGCTTGGCCGCGAACTTCTCCGAGTTGGTATTGCATAAAGACCAGGTTCCAGATTTCTAGGTACCTGGTGTCGTCGGCTGCTGGGCCACCCTCGGCACCGTATGCTGGTCCGCGATCGTAGAAAATTTCGGAGCATGGGC from Enteractinococcus fodinae includes the following:
- the mltG gene encoding endolytic transglycosylase MltG, with protein sequence MTDKDLPEQSSQPHFSSRRARREYERALAEGRAYVPSAEPQPDPSEAQTGTNSRDSQGEPDREFHPQPLAADGPGGLQHRPQRPEERQYTPELNSDLGGLNPLPQDERDYPTLEERSDTTEPHQPDDEKSLGYMLVDDESIAVPELDEEQLKARQARKRKRTLIMLSSFGVFLGLLAIVGLGVGQLVGWTNNDYPGPGGEEVVFEVNPGEGPIVIGNRLVDQDIVASTGAFRDALEAVNTTSEIQPGEYTLRYEMPARDAAEILLRVGVTGMNYAHVNSGHRIEDVYATLEDRTDYSLEEIEAAADPANYEVPDEAETLEGYIAVGEYHFPLDASLEEIFQEMIEPTLDEFERLEVSDPTEQHQLVTVASILEAEARPEDFETVAGIIENRLDNSNPETAGYLQIDATVIYGMGVRQLQFSSEDRQDESNEYNTYAHRGLPPGPIGAPSIAALDAAADPEDNEYYYWITTNIETGETHFSTTYEEHREYQAEYRAYCDENPSICGRG
- the ruvX gene encoding Holliday junction resolvase RuvX, producing the protein MTQTPHHEPVNGVRLGIDVGRARVGLAATDPAGILASPVATLTRDTKNLSDLHQIVEAVIERNAVRIYVGDPINLKGNRTASTEDAHRFARQLSTLLFETELSTEVRMIDERLSTVSASQQLHQAGVSSRNQRAVIDQLAAVAILEHAMMLERNSGVNTGDLITPEQEEEFDG
- the alaS gene encoding alanine--tRNA ligase, whose product is MQTHEIARRWTAFFEKHNHTVVPSASLVSPDPSLLFTVAGMVPFIPYFLGQQTPPYTRATSIQKCIRTADIEEVGKTARHGTFFQMAGNFSFGDYFKEGAITMAWELLTTPQDEGGFGLDPDRLWATVYEEDDEAYAIWRHVVKIPEERLQRIGKEDNYWHTGQPGPGGPCSEIFYDRGPAYGAEGGPAADDTRYLEIWNLVFMQYQLGEVRGQADFDIAGELANKNIDTGLGMERLAMILQGVENMYETDQVRPVLDRAAELAGVTYTSTEDPEDRNFANDMRLRYVADHIRSALMLISDGVVPGNEGGGYVLRRLIRRAVRAMRLMGVTTAVLPELLPISRDAMRGSYPAVAEDFDRISRIAYAEERAFLRTIAAGTTRLESSVAQAREAGIALSGDAAFELHDTYGFPIDLTLEMAEEAGVSVDQDKFVELMQEQRERARKDAKAKKTGHADTSLYYQAHAGEDTVFTGYTEHTTQSTIRSLLIDGQTAGVAQQGQEVEVVLDATPFYAEAGGQAADSGLITGNGFVIEVTDVQSPIKGLSVHRGIIREGEAPMGAEAVGAIDLQRRLDAQKAHSATHIVHAALHQILGPEAVQAGSFNKEGYLRFDFRWQDALSEGARQEVEELSNIAIRDNFTVHTMETSLQEAKAMGAMSLFGEKYGDRVRVVEIDGAWSRELCGGTHVTSTAEIGTLALLNEQSVGSGNRRVEALVGLDAFEHFAAERTLVNQLSAMLKAPASDIPGRVEQTLHKLREVEKELAQLRAQQLMAQAGQLVEKAETVGEVTLLAHNFGPVSSADDLRSAVQDLRDRLAKAGNQNIVVAMIGTANNRPLVVIAVNEGAQARGLKAGTLVKTASQVLGGGGGGKPDLAQGGGQDVTKIDEALATLRQHIEAS